The sequence below is a genomic window from Microbulbifer hydrolyticus.
ACCCAGCATGCTGCACGTGATCGACGGCACCTGGCAGCCCAACAGCCAGGACTTGAACAGCGGCCTGGTGCCGGGGTTCGGGGTCACTACCATGATCATCAACGGCGGGATCGAATGTGGCGGCAGCAATGAGCATGCGCAATCGCAAAACCGAATTGACTACTACCGCAACTTTGCCGATTACCTCGGCGTCGCGATTGATAGTAGTGAAGTTCTGGGTTGCGCGGGTATGGACCGCTTTGCCGTGGGCGGCGCCGGGGCGCTGGATATTTACTGGGAGCAGGACTGGAGCTGGGATCCGCAGTATCCAAACGGCAAAAGCTATGCCTGCAAACTGGTTGGTTACCAGACGCGCTTTTCTGCATTTATCGAAGGTGACTATGCACGCTGCGTGGATCACTTCTTCGAGGTGAATATCGATTACAGCCGATAACCTCAGCGAATCATCCAGATAGATAAGAGGCCGGTAGCATCCGGCCTCTTTTCTCTATGCAAGTGTAGCGGCGCTGCTGTATTCAAAACTGGACAATCGCTACCGCTCCACGAAGAAATCGTGTTGCGTCAGAGGTGCTTTAGCACAAGCGCTTCGTAGGCGCCTATTGCACCAGTTGAAGGCGTATATGGTTGCAACGCTCGACGCAACCTTCAGGAATCCACCCAGGTAATGCGCTCGTCTTCGTGCTTGTCCGCACAGGGAGTCGCCTTTGGGGGCACATATCCCACGCGGGATTCCGGATCGGCATGGCGCTGCTCCCAGTGTGCAACTGCTTCTCCGCACAACGATCGCTGCTGGTCAGTCAGGGCAACGCCATTTGGCCACTTGCCAAGCTCTATGGCGCGCTTCAAGCTACCAACAACCTGAGGATTCAGGATTTTGAGCAAATCGTCCAGGGAATGGAACATCACCACTTCCTCAAATAAGTATGCTTCTGAAACAAGAAAAGCCGGTCGATGACCGGCTTTCCTTTGCTCGGGATCTGCAACCTGCAAATACCGATAACCTTAAAGCGAGACGCCTCAGGCTTCAGCTGCTTCCGCAGTCTCGTCCGCTACCGGACGATCCACCAGCTCCACGTAGGCCATCGGAGCCTTATCGCCTGCACGGAAACCGCATTTCAGAATGCGGATGTATCCGCCCGGACGGGCTTCGTAACGGGGACCCAGTTCGTCGAACAGCTTGCGCACGGCATCCTTGTCACGGATACGAGCGAAAGCCAGACGGCGGTTGGCAACACTGTCTTTCTTGGCCAGGGTAATCAGCGGCTCAGCAACGCGGCGCAGCTCCTTGGCTTTGGGCAGTGTGGTTTTGATCAGTTCGTGCTCTACCAGAGAGGCGGTCATGTTTTTGAACATGGCCTTGCGGTGAGAGCTGGTACGACTGAATTTACGGCCACTATAACGATGACGCATAACTCAATTCCTCACGACTTCGATTGCTTTCTCAGCAAGTCGTCTGGGAGCGGTGCTTGCAGGTCGCGCACACCACTCGGTTTTCTTCACGCGGGCGGGCAAGGCCCGCGCCACAAACGCTTTACAGGGAGCTCAGCTTGCTGTCGCCCTTGAGGCTGGCCGGCGGCCAGTTCTCGAGGCGCATACCCAGGGACAGACCACGGGAAGCCAGAACGTCCTTGATCTCTGTCAGGGACTTCTTACCCAGGTTCGGGGTCTTCAGCAGCTCTACTTCGGTACGCTGAATCAGGTCGCCGATATAGTAGATGTTTTCCGCTTTCAGACAGTTGGCCGAACGCACAGTCAGTTCCAGGTCGTCTACCGGACGCAACAGCACCGGATCAACTTCCTCTTCCTTCGCTTCCGGCTGGGCATCCTTCTCGCCTTCGAGGTCCACGAATACTGCAAGCTGTTGCTGCAGAATCGTGGCGGCGCGACGGATTGCTTCTTCAGGATCCAGAGTACCGTTGGTCTCCAGGTCCAGAACCAGCTTGTCGAGGTCGGTACGCTGCTCTACACGCGCAGATTCTACGCTGTAGGAAACGCGACGAACCGGGCCGAAGGAAGCGTCGAGCTGCAGGCGGCCGATGGAGCGGGTCTCTTCTTCGTCTTCACGGCGAGCGTCGGCGGGCTGGTAGCCACGGCCGCGCGCGACGGTCAGACGCAGGTTGAGTTCCACGTCACCGGTGATGTTGGCGATCACGTGCTCAGGGTTCACGATTTCAATGTCGTGGTCCACCTGAATGTCGCCAGCAGTCACGGCACCCGGGCCTTTCTTGCTAAGGCTCAGCACTGCCTGGTCCTTGCCGTGCATCACCACCGCAATTTCCTTCAGGTTGAGCAGGATTTCGATTACGTCTTCCTGCACACCCTCAATTGCGCTGTACTCGTGCTCAACACCGTCGATCTCAACTTCAGTGACGGCGCAGCCCGGCATGGAGGACAGCAGGATGCGGCGCAGCGCGTTGCCTAGAGTGTGGCCGAAACCACGCTCCAGCGGTTCCAGAACCACTTTAGCGTGGTTCTGGTTGTACTCGGTGACGTCAATACGACGAGGTGTCAAAAACTCGTTGACAGCAGTCTGCATAGCCATACCTGTATTACAGTTTTATTCCTTAAATGGAACAGAGCCTTACTTGGAGTAGAGTTCCACGATAAGGTTTTCATTGATCTCTGCCGGCAGATCCACGCGATCCGGAACACGCTTGAAGGTACCTTCCAGCTTGCTCGCATTCACGTCTACCCACTCAACGTCACCGCGCTGTGCAGCGAGGGAAACGGAGTTCTGGATACGCATCTGCTTTTTAGATTTCTCACGGATAGCGATCACATCGCCTTCCTTAACCTGGTAGGAAGGGATGTTAACGGTGCTGCCGTTTACCAGAATCGCCTTGTGGGAGACCAGCTGACGCGCTTCAGAGCGAGTAGAGCCGAAGCCCATGCGGTAAACCACGTTATCGAGGCGTTTTTCCAGCAGCTTCAGCAGGTTTTCACCCGTTGCACCTTTCAGGCGCGCCGCTTCCTTATAGTAGTTACGGAACTGCTTTTCCAGCACGCCGTAGATGCGGCGTACTTTTTGCTTTTCACGCAGCTGAACACCGTAGTCGGACAGGCGACCGCGACCGGCGCCATGAACGCCAGGCTTGGTTTCCGCGCGGCACTTTGACTCGTGCGGGCGAACGCCACTTTTCAGCTGAAGATCGGTACCTTCCCGACGGGAAAGCTTACATTTTGGTCCAATATATCGTGCCATTTCGTCAACCCCCTCTTACACGCGACGTTTCTTGGGCGGACGACAACCGTTATGCGGAATTGGCGTCACGTCGGTGATGTTGGTGATCTTGTAGCCGCAGTTGTTGAGAGCGCGAACGGCAGATTCGCGACCCGGGCCGGGGCCCTTAACTTCGACATCAAGGTTTTTCAGGCCATACTCCTGAGCGGCAGTACCTGCGCGTTCAGCAGCAACCTGGGCTGCGAATGGGGTGCTCTTACGCGAGCCACGGAAACCGGAACCACCAGCGGTAGCCCAGCTCAGAGTGTTGCCCTGACGGTCAGTGATCGTCACGATCGTGTTGTTGAACGATGCGTGGATGTGGGCAACACCGTCGACAACGGTCTTTTTGACCTTTTTGCGAACAGTAGTTTTTGGCTTAGCCATACCTGTATCCTAAATCCTATACGTGTGAAGACTTGCGCGACGCAGTAACTGAAACAGTTACTTGCGAATCGGCTTGCGCGGACCCTTACGGGTACGGGCGTTAGTCTTGGTGCGCTGACCGCGAAGCGGCAGACTGCGACGGTGGCGCAGACCGCGGAAGCAACCCAGGTCCATCAAACGTTTGATGTTCATGGATACTTCACGACGCAGATCACCTTCAACGGTCAGTTTTGCAACTTCACCGCGGATGGTTTCGATCTGGTCTTCGGACAGATCACGAAGTTTGGTGGATTCAGCGATACCTACCGCTGCCAGAATAGATTTCGCCGTAGTGCGACCGACACCATAGATATGGGTCAGGGAGATCACGGCGTGCTTGTGGTCTGGTACATTGACACCAGCAATACGTGCCATAGAGGCGTACTCCACGTATTGTGAACCAGCGCTGTTTTGGTAATGGCGCGGCTCAATTCTCGATTCGGCGCTGACAGCGAATAAAAAGCCACCAGCACCACCAAAAAGGCGCGCAAGAATAGCTTTTCATACACCAAATTGCAATAGCCCGCCTTCCCGGAGCCGAAACCCAAGGTAAAGCGGACGACAGTCAACGCCCCCTGTTTGAGACTTTCAAAGCCAACCTGGGTCGACTTCTGGGTCTCGTCCACGAGCCGGGTGACTCGCGGTGGTGCCTTTTAGCACGGGGCTGTGCCAAAAAGCAAATTCTTTCACGAACAATTGGTGCCACTGCATTCCATCCCTGAGGGCGGACACCACCCCGGCCATCCTTGGCGGGGTCGCTATTCGGTAAGCACAGCGCAAGCTGTGCTATCCCGATTAGCCCTGCCGCTGCTTGTGACGCGGCTCGGCGCTGCAGATTACCCGCAGAACGCCTTTGCGACGTACGATTTTGCAGTTACGGCAGATCTTTTTTACAGAAGCGCGTACTTTCATGACCTTACCTCAATTCAATCCTGCTGCTGTGGATACCGATCAACGGCGGCCGTAGCTTTGCAGATTCGCCTTTTTCATCAACCCTTCGTACTGGTGAGACAACAAGTGCGACTGCACCTGCGCCATGAAGTCCATCACTACGACCACAACGATCAGCAGCGAAGTACCTCCCAGGTAGAAAGGAATGTTCAGCCCGACCACCAGGAACTGCGGCAGCAGGGATACCAGCGCGATGTAGCAGGCACCCACCAGTGTCAGGCGAGTCAGAACGCTGTCGATATAACGCGCGGTCTGCTCTCCGGGGCGGATACCGGGCACATAGGCACCGGATTTCTTCAGGTTGTCCGCTACTTCGTTGGGGTTGAACATCAAC
It includes:
- a CDS encoding DNA-directed RNA polymerase subunit alpha; protein product: MQTAVNEFLTPRRIDVTEYNQNHAKVVLEPLERGFGHTLGNALRRILLSSMPGCAVTEVEIDGVEHEYSAIEGVQEDVIEILLNLKEIAVVMHGKDQAVLSLSKKGPGAVTAGDIQVDHDIEIVNPEHVIANITGDVELNLRLTVARGRGYQPADARREDEEETRSIGRLQLDASFGPVRRVSYSVESARVEQRTDLDKLVLDLETNGTLDPEEAIRRAATILQQQLAVFVDLEGEKDAQPEAKEEEVDPVLLRPVDDLELTVRSANCLKAENIYYIGDLIQRTEVELLKTPNLGKKSLTEIKDVLASRGLSLGMRLENWPPASLKGDSKLSSL
- the rpsM gene encoding 30S ribosomal protein S13, which translates into the protein MARIAGVNVPDHKHAVISLTHIYGVGRTTAKSILAAVGIAESTKLRDLSEDQIETIRGEVAKLTVEGDLRREVSMNIKRLMDLGCFRGLRHRRSLPLRGQRTKTNARTRKGPRKPIRK
- a CDS encoding DUF1315 family protein translates to MFHSLDDLLKILNPQVVGSLKRAIELGKWPNGVALTDQQRSLCGEAVAHWEQRHADPESRVGYVPPKATPCADKHEDERITWVDS
- the rpsK gene encoding 30S ribosomal protein S11; this translates as MAKPKTTVRKKVKKTVVDGVAHIHASFNNTIVTITDRQGNTLSWATAGGSGFRGSRKSTPFAAQVAAERAGTAAQEYGLKNLDVEVKGPGPGRESAVRALNNCGYKITNITDVTPIPHNGCRPPKKRRV
- the rpsD gene encoding 30S ribosomal protein S4, with amino-acid sequence MARYIGPKCKLSRREGTDLQLKSGVRPHESKCRAETKPGVHGAGRGRLSDYGVQLREKQKVRRIYGVLEKQFRNYYKEAARLKGATGENLLKLLEKRLDNVVYRMGFGSTRSEARQLVSHKAILVNGSTVNIPSYQVKEGDVIAIREKSKKQMRIQNSVSLAAQRGDVEWVDVNASKLEGTFKRVPDRVDLPAEINENLIVELYSK
- the rpmJ gene encoding 50S ribosomal protein L36; this translates as MKVRASVKKICRNCKIVRRKGVLRVICSAEPRHKQRQG
- the rplQ gene encoding 50S ribosomal protein L17 yields the protein MRHRYSGRKFSRTSSHRKAMFKNMTASLVEHELIKTTLPKAKELRRVAEPLITLAKKDSVANRRLAFARIRDKDAVRKLFDELGPRYEARPGGYIRILKCGFRAGDKAPMAYVELVDRPVADETAEAAEA